The Candidatus Neomarinimicrobiota bacterium genome segment GAAACCTCCTTGGGTCGCCTACTAATTCGCCAAAAAGAGTAACGCCATGGGCATCAGTGATGCGGACGTTCACCATCTGTTTCATCTGGGTAGTCTCTTTTGCGAAAAGGACCCACTTGTTAGTGTCCGTCCGCCCGGCCCACATCTCTGAAGACTTCTTACTTTCTTTCTCAACTAATACTTTAACTACTTCACCTATCTCTCTTTTATTAAGGAATAATGTATGCCTCTTCTGAACAGTAATCAACGCTTCCAGCCGCGCCTGCTTCTCACTTTCGGAAACGTGATCAGAATACTCTGTCGCCTTTGTTCCGGGACGGGGCGAGTACTTGAAAGTGAAGGCGGAATCAAACTTGATCTTTTCCATCACTTTCAGTGTCTCCTCAAAATCATCCCGTGTCTCACCCGGAAATCCAACAATGATATCTGTTGTCAGTCCGCACCCCGGCAGCAACTGACGTATCCGCGACACAAGAGCGAGGAATTCGGCCTGACTGTATGTGCGGTTCATCCGCTTGAGGATGCGGTCTGATCCCGCTTGAACCGGCAGATGGATCGACTTGCACAGATTGGCGTTATCCCGCATGACGAACAGCATATCATCGTCTACATCCTGTGGATGGGGCGATGTGAATCTCACTCTCTGCAAACCGGGTATCTCGGCCACCGCCTGAAGAAGCTCAGGAAACCGTTTCCCTCTGCGTCTGAAAGAATTGACATTCTGTCCCAAGAGTGTGACTTCCGCAAAACCGTCATCAACGGCCCGCCGTACTTCTTGTACGATGTCACTCACAGGTCGGCTTCTCTCCCTGCCACGGGTGAACGGCACAATGCAAAAAGTGCAGAACTTATCACAGCCGCGCATGATGGATATCCACGCATTAATCCCCTCATTCCTCGACGGGTACATACCGCTGTAAACTTCGAACCGCGACAGCTTTGTGTCAACAATTGACTCGTTCTTTTCTTCGTGGCGCCGGAGGATCCCGGGGATGCGGCGATACGAATCGGGACCGAGCACAAAATCGACGTACGGTTTGTTTTCCAGGATATCATCCTTGACGTGTTGCGCCATGCATCCCATGAGACCGAGGATCATGTCAGGTCGTCGCTCCTTTTCCTTCCGTAGCACACCCAGACGGGAATGAATCTTATCTTCAGCGTGCTCCCGGATGGCACACGTATTAATGAAGACGGCGTCGGCGTTTCCCACCGCATCAATCTTTCCGTATCCGTTTTTTTCCATAATGCCGGCCACCAGCTCGGAATCGGCCACATTCATCTGACAGCCGTAGGTCTCCATATAATAGTATTTCACAACGAATGAAGTTACTCTCTCCCCCGTAGAGAATCAAGATACGTTTAGACGGTTTGGGGGTGTGCCGAGGGGTTACTCTAGGCGACCGGCGAAGAAGTAATTCTTGGGGTTTTGCGGTGTACCGTAGTAGTGAACTTCATAGTGGAGGTGAGGCGCTGTGGACCGGCCCGTATTCCCAATCTCGCCTATCAGGTCGCCTCGCTTGACTACCTCGCCCGGTTTTACCAGCATTTTCATCAGATGAGCGTAGAAAGATTGATAACCGTGCCCGTGATTAATCTTGATCGATTGACCGTAAGTACCCTTGTACGATGCGTAGACTACTTTTCCATCAGCGGCAGAATAGACGGGCGTTCCATTCGGCGCCGAGATATCGAGACCGTGATGGAATCGCTTCTCACTGGAAAACGGATCATTGCGGTAGCCGAATCCGCTGTTCAGGTATCCGCCGCCGGCCGGCCGGATGGAAGGGATGGACGGCAGTTTTTCCGTGCTGTTCTTCAGTGCATCGAAAACCGTTTCGAAGCTCTCTTTTTCCAGCCGAACCTTGCGCGACAGTTCATTGATGTCGATTTCGAGCTGGGTCACCTTCTCCTCAATGTCAGGCAGCAGCTCGTCCAAGTCTGACCGTCGGGTAGTTAATCTACCTACACCAACTTCACGCACGTCGCGGTCTATGGCAGGAAGGTTTGCATAGGTTCGCAATGCCCTGTCCTTCTCTTCCAGCTGATTCATATCGACCTTCATTTCATCAAGGTCACTGCGCAGGTCGAGAAGCAGGGAGATGAGCGAACGGTTATTCTGTTTCACCTCCTCGAGTCTCGATTTGTACATGAAGCGGGTGAGTATATCGGCGCTGAAAATGAGCACAGCGGTAGATAACACAACGGCAAGTATAGAGACGGCAACGATCGTATTTTGTGATAACGACCATTGATGCACGTCACTGTTGCTGTCACGTATGACAACCAGCTTGACGCCCTCAGATGATTTGCGTTTCAAGAAGGGTAACTTCATATATTATTTCTCTCTAACCCCTACTATAGAATTTCTGAACATGGGCTCACAAATACAACAGGAAATTATCTAACAATTCCTATTAAATATCGCTGAATTGAATCTGTTTATCTGAATGCTTGCAGATTCCTGCGGACAACAACGAAACAAAGTTATCATATGTTCATAACTTAGACAAATCTCGCGCGGACTTTTCAAGGTTTCATAATGCAATAAACCTGTCACTTTGCTCCCATCTCTGTTCGCCTTTTGGCCTTCCAGTTCTTACCTAAGGGAATCGTAACAGGTCGAGAAGATAGGCTGGCTCTTGAGCCGTCGCTAATCCCCGACAGGCGGAGGAGTTGCTGACGGCAGATTCAAGGTATTTCCGCTAACCCGTCAGCGATCCGCCAAGGCGGAAGTCACCGACAGATAATACGAACTTGGAAGTAAAATGATGAAATCCCGATTCCTTCGGGAAGGAATCATTTTGAAACATCTGTTGATCAAATTCACTCCCGCGCCCCCTTGCATTCTGGGGAAGGTCGTAGATTATCCGAGAAAAGTGCGCAACAGATGGGCTCTCGTGACGTGGCGCAGACGTTGAATTGCCCTCTCTTTCAGCTGGCGTACACGCTCCCTGGTCAGTTTGAGGTGAGCACCAATCTCTTCCAGTGTGAGAGGACGATCCATATTGAGGCCGAAGTAATTGCGGATGACTTCCGCTTCACGCTTCGGGATAGTGGTTAGAACCCTCTCTATTTCAGACGTCAGCGACTCTTTCATCATAACCGCTTCCGGCCGGCCGTCATCAGAGGTGATGAGATCCCTCAAGGTCGTCTTCTTTTCCTCGTCAATGGGTTGGTCAACGGAAATGCTGCGCACGTTAAACTGAACCAGCTGTTCCGCTTCTTCTTTTGTCATATCCATAATATCAGCCAGTTCTTGCACCGTCGGCACACGCTCTAGAGCTTGCTCCAGCTGTTCCGCCTGTTTGCGCATGCGTGTGACCGTACCCGTCACGTTTGCCGGCAGACGGACAATCCTGCTCTGATCGGCAATGAACTGCAGAATCGACTGCTTGATCCACCAAACGGCGTAGGAGATGAACTTGAATCCCCTCGACTCGTCAAACCGGTGCGCCGCCTTGATAAGACCTATATTCCCCTCATTAATCAAGTCCTCCAGCGGAAGACCTGTATTGCGGTACTTATTGGCAACAGATACGACAAACTTGAGATTGGCGTTGATAAGCTCATTAAGAGCTTCCGGATCACCCTTCCTGACCAGGCGTGTCAGTTCAATCTCCCTTTCAGGGAGAAGCGGTTCCGTCGTGCCAATCTCTTCTAAATAGAGTTTCAGCGCGTGGCCGAATGCATCCCTAGATTTTGACTCTGCCAAAGCTCTCCGCCTGATTTAAATCTGAAAGTTCCTGCTCAGGAACCAGACTCTTCGGAAGATTCCGCTTCTTCAGCGTCTTCCGCCTCTGTCTCACCCTCTGATGATGTTTTCTCATACTCGGCCTTGATCTCCTCCAGCTTCTCCTCTTTCTCCTTCACACGATCCTTCAGGTCCTGCACCCGCTGAACATATGAAAAGAACTGTTCGTTGCCGGCGAAATTGGTGACGTTTTCATTCACCGATGAATCGAAAGCGTGCTTGCCGAGTTTTGCAAATTCCTTATCCATTTCCCGCTGAAGCTGGTGGATTTCCAGCTTAACCTTGCCGACCTTTGTCAGCTCTTCCGTCTTGGTGGCGGCAACCTTGCCGATCTCCTCGGCCTTCTCCGCCGCCGCGCTGCCAAACTGTTTTAGGTTCTTCTTCAGATCATTCCATACTGGTGACATCGTTTTTCCCCTCTATTCTAATGGTGCAATTTGATACCGCATCTTCGGATTGTCAAGGGTCACTTCGGACTTTTTTTGATGAACCAGTTCGCCAGATAAAACAGCACAATACCTGTAGCCAGCGCCTGCACCTCAAGAGCCAGGTCACCATCGCGGATTCCGTAATAAAGTCCTGACAGCACAGCCAGCATCGCCGTCACCTGAAGCGACCTTAACAGAACATATCGAACGGTAAACTCCTCCCCGATTCCATTGTTCCCTGACGACTACTCATCGAGAGCCTTCGTCAGCAGCTTCCTTATCACCTGCGGATCCGACTTCCCGCCTGTCTTCTTCATCACCTCTCCCATAAAGAAACCGAAGAGAGACTTCTTCCCTTCACGGTAACGGGAAACTTCAGCTGGAGAATCTGCCAGTACTCCATCAATGATCGCTTGAAGCTCGCTCTCCTCGGAGACCACCGCAAGCCCTTGCGCTTCGATGATCTGCCGCGGCGTCTCATCGCTCTCCAGCATGGCGCGGAAGATTAACTTGGCTGAATTAACATTAACGACCCCCTCGTCTACCACCTTCAGGAGTTCAGCGAACCTGTCGGGTCGGATGGGAAACGAAGCTACATCGAGAGATCGATCCTTCAAATTGCGGCGCATCTCACCGAGAATCCATTTCGATGCCGCGGCGGCGTCACTCAAGAGGGCAACCGTCTCCTCAAAATATTCAGCTAACTTGGGATCAGAAACCAGGATCATTACATCATCCAGCCGCAAGCCGTACTCCGAAACAAACCGCGCCTCCTTCTCGTGCGGCAATTCCACCAACGCCTCCTGCGCGTGCCTCAGATCTTCATCCGTCACCTCGATTGGAACTAGATCAGGATCGGGGAAGTAACGGTAGTCGTGGGATTCCTCCTTGGTGCGCATGATTTCCGCCTTCTGACCGGTTTCGTCCCACAGGAGTGTCACCTGTTCAACCTCTCCGCCCTCCTCCAGGATTTCCGCCTGCCGCCTGATCTCATATTCGAGCCCCCGCTCCACACTTCGGAAGGAATTCATATTCTTCATTTCGGTCTTTACGCCGAGATTTGTTTCGCCCCGTTGCCTGAGAGATATGTTAGCGTCGCAGCGCAGATTTCCATGTTCCATATTGCAGTGGCAGATGGAGAGGTATTCGAGCGTCAGTCTTAGTCTTGCGAAGTACTCTTTCGCCTCATCCGCCGACTGAATCTCCGGCTCGCTGACGATCTCCACCAACGGCACGCCGCTACGGTTGAGATCGATGCGGGTCCCCACGCCGTCTGTACCGTGGATCGATTTGCCTGCATCCTCTTCGAGATGGATTCGAGTGAGGCGAATCTTCTTCAGGCCGTCTCCCTGTCGGATGGTAACGGAGCCGCCGCGGCAGAGAGGCTCTTCGAACTGGGAAATCTGGTATCCTTTCGGTAGGTCGGGATAGAAGTAGTTCTTGCGTGCGAA includes the following:
- the miaB gene encoding tRNA (N6-isopentenyl adenosine(37)-C2)-methylthiotransferase MiaB — encoded protein: MKYYYMETYGCQMNVADSELVAGIMEKNGYGKIDAVGNADAVFINTCAIREHAEDKIHSRLGVLRKEKERRPDMILGLMGCMAQHVKDDILENKPYVDFVLGPDSYRRIPGILRRHEEKNESIVDTKLSRFEVYSGMYPSRNEGINAWISIMRGCDKFCTFCIVPFTRGRERSRPVSDIVQEVRRAVDDGFAEVTLLGQNVNSFRRRGKRFPELLQAVAEIPGLQRVRFTSPHPQDVDDDMLFVMRDNANLCKSIHLPVQAGSDRILKRMNRTYSQAEFLALVSRIRQLLPGCGLTTDIIVGFPGETRDDFEETLKVMEKIKFDSAFTFKYSPRPGTKATEYSDHVSESEKQARLEALITVQKRHTLFLNKREIGEVVKVLVEKESKKSSEMWAGRTDTNKWVLFAKETTQMKQMVNVRITDAHGVTLFGELVGDPRRFHAVA
- a CDS encoding M23 family metallopeptidase, yielding MKRKSSEGVKLVVIRDSNSDVHQWSLSQNTIVAVSILAVVLSTAVLIFSADILTRFMYKSRLEEVKQNNRSLISLLLDLRSDLDEMKVDMNQLEEKDRALRTYANLPAIDRDVREVGVGRLTTRRSDLDELLPDIEEKVTQLEIDINELSRKVRLEKESFETVFDALKNSTEKLPSIPSIRPAGGGYLNSGFGYRNDPFSSEKRFHHGLDISAPNGTPVYSAADGKVVYASYKGTYGQSIKINHGHGYQSFYAHLMKMLVKPGEVVKRGDLIGEIGNTGRSTAPHLHYEVHYYGTPQNPKNYFFAGRLE
- a CDS encoding RNA polymerase sigma factor RpoD/SigA is translated as MAESKSRDAFGHALKLYLEEIGTTEPLLPEREIELTRLVRKGDPEALNELINANLKFVVSVANKYRNTGLPLEDLINEGNIGLIKAAHRFDESRGFKFISYAVWWIKQSILQFIADQSRIVRLPANVTGTVTRMRKQAEQLEQALERVPTVQELADIMDMTKEEAEQLVQFNVRSISVDQPIDEEKKTTLRDLITSDDGRPEAVMMKESLTSEIERVLTTIPKREAEVIRNYFGLNMDRPLTLEEIGAHLKLTRERVRQLKERAIQRLRHVTRAHLLRTFLG
- the gatB gene encoding Asp-tRNA(Asn)/Glu-tRNA(Gln) amidotransferase subunit GatB, translating into MEFHSSRRRTKFARAMNNLDAILEKWEPVIGLEVHAQLATETKMFCGCKNIYGDPPNSHTCPICLGLPGALPVANEKALQYVLRLGVALGSEITRFSRFARKNYFYPDLPKGYQISQFEEPLCRGGSVTIRQGDGLKKIRLTRIHLEEDAGKSIHGTDGVGTRIDLNRSGVPLVEIVSEPEIQSADEAKEYFARLRLTLEYLSICHCNMEHGNLRCDANISLRQRGETNLGVKTEMKNMNSFRSVERGLEYEIRRQAEILEEGGEVEQVTLLWDETGQKAEIMRTKEESHDYRYFPDPDLVPIEVTDEDLRHAQEALVELPHEKEARFVSEYGLRLDDVMILVSDPKLAEYFEETVALLSDAAAASKWILGEMRRNLKDRSLDVASFPIRPDRFAELLKVVDEGVVNVNSAKLIFRAMLESDETPRQIIEAQGLAVVSEESELQAIIDGVLADSPAEVSRYREGKKSLFGFFMGEVMKKTGGKSDPQVIRKLLTKALDE